CAAGTGTCCCCCCAACCCATTCACCTCTAAATGTCAAACTGGGGAGACAGTAACCAACCGTTATGTTTACTGCCTCAAAACTGGATACATTCACTAATTCCCTAACCCGTATGGGAACAGTGTATGCTGTTTTGATCTTATGTACTATGTTTCTCAGGTAGTCAGACTAATTACTTAATACAGAatcagaattttatttttattctgggGTTAGACAGCTAAAACATTCTCTCTCACAGTTAAATATACGTACTAACACAATAACAGCCAGAGACAGAAAGCGCACAGAGTCAGGCTGTGTTCTAATGCTGCAGCTagctgaaaatgtatttttgcaaaTGCCTTCTTATGACAGGGACACAGCATCTGTAATGTTTTCTTACAGCCCAACtcttttattaattattgtGAGTGGCATGCTGTTTTGGGCAGTTTCTCATGTTTTATCTGTGCACTGTGTGTGGGTGACTGACTGTTTTAGCTTCACTgctaccacaccacacacacagtgtggtCAGATTACCTTTtagactgaaaaacaaatatgaACAGTACATAATTACTGGTCAGGGGGAGCACTTATTCTTATGGGTTGACACCTGTATGACTGTTTTTCACGAATATAATGTTTATCGTTATAAGCGACTGTTAAGTTAgtgtaaatgtgaaaatatcAGCTGCTTGGCATGTTATTGAggcattaatattaattaaattaattaatatccGTTGGCCAATACCATCATCAGCGTTGAAGTAAATCTTTTGGACCTCTCAGTGAAAGCATTACCAATTTGTTCTCCTATCTCCTGCCTAGATCTGAACCAAAATGGCATCTTCTCCTTCACCCTCATCCCATGACCGCAGCAGACCCGAAGATGAAAAAGATCCAGTGGACCAGATGATCAGCAGGACTGGCTGCTCTGCACTGCACTATGCAATCCAGGATTGCATGGCAGAACACCAAGACTGGAGAAAGTGCCAGAAACAGGTTAAGGACTTTAAAGACTGCATGATGTCATTCCAGAATGCTCGTAAAGAGCAGCTGCTAAGGAAAAGACCTTCAGCCACTGAGTCAgcctgaaaaaagcaaaaaaaggccTCTGACAGTCTCCAGTTGGGACATGGATGAGACATCATATTGTAAAGTCTCAATGAATAAATCTTGGACAGTTCAGCAATgatattattttattctgtgTCCTCAAATGGAACTACAGTTATTCTCTAGAACAATTCAGATACCAGCTTGAATGTTCTATTGTTGtacctcattaaaaaaaaaaaaactttttaaaatactgttttaaTAACAGTAGCCCAATATATTTGGTAATGAGTTGCCTcacttttcaaaaataaaatatagatgATATACACACTGTTGTTGAGAACATACAATAGCTAATAACCAAATGATGTCAGAGCTGCATTGTTAACACTAAGAAATATTATGTGTGGACCCTAATGTGAGCTGGGAGATGCAGGTTTTCTATGGCCACAGAAATagataaaattatataaaaagaaGGACTGTCAAAcaacaagagagggagaggatcAGAGCAGCAGTAACCAAAGAGAAGATCCACATAACCTCAAATTTCTAAATATCTTAAAAACTATTCTGCCTATGCTATACTTGAGCAGGAAGATTAACATAGGTAAATAGTTTGTGATGGAGCAGAGTGTGTTTTCCTTGCATTTGGAAGAATCGatataataaagcaataaaatgtaCACCCTAGCATGAGACCAGAAGTGcaggttttcatgttttttgtgttttaacagtatcaccactgttaaaaaacagcatttttgatCAAGTAGAGTCACTAACCAGGGCAGTGgcatttttttaacagtgtaattGCACAACCTTGCTGTCTGGTTATTACCCACTATTTGCCAGCAGCATCTATGATTATTCAGTTTACTGTTTGTGGTACACACATTCTGAAACGTGGGCCAGGGCTGGCATATTAGTTCAGACCTTTGGGCTCTGTTAGCACTGGTCATTGTTCAGCACTGTGAATGAAGGTTTTCATTGAGGATAATTTTTGATCAAGGTTTTTTAAATGCTGAAGAACTGTTTTTTAGCAAAGCACTAGTCAAGTGAATTCCTTTTCCATCAGATCAATTGGCTTAGCTCATATATAAGAGTGAGCTTCTTTTTAGAATACATCccttttaaatgtttgaaaagGCAGCCACTGTaattaatgaaaatattaataaaaaaaagttgtttcaACTTACCATGCTCACATGTGATCTGTTTCAACACTACATATATCTATTTACTCATatctataaaatgtaatataaaaaccATTAATTTTACAGGggaaaaatgtccttttttatttctgcatatttcaatCATTGATATGTATTCAAAGTTGTTtggagtgatttgatgtgaaatgtttcactgtagagaaactatttttttttacattgctgTTATTAAGAACCAGGTATAGCAGTGTCTATAacaaaaatatagccatttaatttactatccaaaaccactagtGGACTTGTACCTACCTTCTGAAttcttaaatgtaatatttaagatggtaaaatagtgacaGATGCCACCTTAAAAATTTTTCTCTGGTGACTTAAAATAGAGAAAGTCTTAATAATGCATTTTAGACCAGACCTTATAAAATCATGAAAGGTATGATAATGTGAGTTATAAATTatgctgaaaataaaatacattcacATCTATCTATAGCTGAATTATTCAACAATAACTCATCCTTGgcattttttgaaaaaagtctAGCCTACAGTGTTCAGTGATAGTGCCCTGTgatggattggcgacctgttagataatgtgtgtgtgtgtgtttccgtCTTTTCCACAGGGATAACATGTAATCAGTATTCTAAGATTTTTCAAAGATAATGATTCAGCCAAGCTGGTACAAACCTGAAGATGGTCACATTTTGTAGGACCTTTTAAAGGCAATCATCCTTTAGATGGAAGACCTTCAATTGTCCAAAATCCATAATCCAGTTAGAATGGTTGCTTCTCTCACGACTATGAACCTGTACAAGAAATAAATCCTAACAAATATCCCatggtttaatgttttaatgtgctTATGCTACCAAGGTTGAGGCTGGTGCGTGATCTAGCACTGAAAACTTGATAGCAAGCAGCACCTTTGACTTTGAGAAAAGGCTATTTTATGGAGAAGCAGCAGAGACATATGTAAGTGTAATAGGAGCAAACTGAGTTCAACATGTGATGCAGAGAACTTCTGCCTCAAACTATTTTAAAACCTCAGTCTTCCTACAAGGGTTCAGAAACATTTGAAAGATTCAGGATTGTCTGTCTTTTCTACCATCCTTAGTGATAACTGTAAACTGAACATCAAGTATTTTTTCCTAAAATTGTTCTTGAAAAAAGGTGCTAAGGAAAAGTGTAAATCAttttcatgacatgttcttaaactaGAGAATTgtgcacacctttgtgctcttgagtgtgtaaattctgtttttacctgagaacaaattccaaataagaaaacattggttgGTGAACGaccacatcatcatcataaacAGCAATAAAATTGAACACTTGTGTTTATGCTGCCTAGGCTACACACAGTGGAGAGTGAAACTagcattgggcctcattcatcaaccCTTCTTACAAAGAAATTTCTGCTTAAAACTCacgcagttttcacaaagattctgactgCCACTGacattttcttatttgggatttgttaaTAGGTAAGAACAGTATCTTGGCACAGTCAATGGTTGACTTGTGAAAAATTACAAATTGTACTACTTCTGCAATACTAACAATTTGATTGCCATATGCACCTATAAAAAAAAGTGGTCATCCTCAATGGAATTTGTCATTCAAAATTTTGTTTTCTATGGTGAGCAATGgtagcaaaaaaaaagcaccagAGATTGTGGGATAGCCAGAACTGACTAAGAAAAGATAAGTTTCTTGCCAGAGTCTGTTGCTTGAGCACAGTGAGGATGTGTCCACATAGTTACCACAAGGAAAATTAATAACTGCTGCTATTAGCTTTTCCAAAGGGGAgtagcaataaataaataaactatgaTATATGGTATATATTATGAGAGTAGCCTACTTGAGAAGAGaagatttatttgaaatttaTTTGAAATCAACGACTGGTTAATAGTTTAACTCATGTCCTGTGTTGTAGACACATTCAGGTGGAGAGGCACTGGCGGAGGAAGCAAAAGGAGAATTCTGTGCCACCTGAGTTGAACAGTCAGTCAGTTTTGCTCATTAAAAAGAATCCACTCAAAGATAATTATTAATTCATGTACCATGATCTGCATCATCATGACTGAGGTTTGCCAAAAGAcctagaaaataaaaaatgtttttgaaatttaTCTTGCCCAAAACCATGGACTTTGTCAGGCTAAACGACTTATTTTAATAATTGAAATAGTAATAATTAAACATAACTGAAAATCCCACAATTATTTCTCTCAAAAGGCCATTTTTTCAGTTAGTGTGTCAATTTCTTGCAGTCTTTTTTCACAGATCTTTCCACTGCAGAGATCACCCTGGTTTGTTTGAAGAGCACTTTAATACACTGTAATATTTCCTCTGTTTTAAGAGTATATATGATGGGGTTTAACATGGGTGGAATGGTTTGTGTCAGAGCAGTATTGATTATTCTGACGTTTGCACTTATAGGAATTGTAAAAGCTGCAGTGTAAACACCAATAATTGGCAGATAAAACATGGCCACTAATATGACATGAGAGGTGCAGGTTTTTATAGCTTTGATTTGCTCAACACCATGTGAGATCTTCTGTAATGCAAAACCAATACAAACCAATACAAAACCAATACAaacgacccaccaccaatgggaggggcagttgtaggggttcggtgctttgtggatcgggcagtatccgaaggtgtgggccttggcgttctgatccttggttgctgaaactggcttttggaacttggaatgttacctcactggtggggaaggagtctgagttggtgcgcgaggttgagagatactggctagatatagttgggctcacctcaacacacagcttgggctctggatccaatctccttgagaggggctggactttatttttttctggagttgcccatggtgagaggcggcgggcaggtgtgggctttctcctAGCCCCTcaactcggcgcctgtatgttggggttttctccggtggacgagaggatagcttccctatgccttcgggttggggaacaggtcctgactgttgtctgtgcttatgcaccgaacagcagttcagagtacccagccttcttagagtccttgggaagggtgcttgaaagtactccacctggagactctattgtcctactgggggacttcaacgctcacgtgggcaatgacagcgagacctggaggggtgtgattgggaggaatggcctctctgatctgaacctgagtggtgttcagtttttggacttctgtgcaaaccacagtttgtccatcacaaacaccatgtttgaacacaaggatgtccataagcaTGGTGCCAGGACACccaggccgcagttcaatgattgactttgtagtcatgtcatcggacttgcggccatgtgttttggacactcgggtaaagagaggagctgagctgtcaactgatcaccacctggtggtgagttggatcaggtggtgggggaagatgccggtcagaccaggcaaacccaaacgtatagtcagggtttgctgggaacgtctggcagaagaacctgtcagattgatcttcagaactttgaccagatatcgggggaggtgtgGGACATTGTGAGCCATTGCCAGACACTGTTGGGTCAAGCAATGAGTGAGCTGCTCCCTCTACTGACCAAACCttatagcattaacattacaatGACTGGAGAAAATATAATGTGAATGACACaaaacacctttatttttgaagaCAGTAGAATGATTGTGACTGTTGTATTATGTTCCTAAActaacacattttaatatataaataatatatatatatatatatatatatatatatatatatatataaaaagcactatattATGTGCTTGTGCAATAGCTgtcttttgtatttattattttttgggcAGTGTCAGtagaatgaaacaaaaacactctgtatatatattttaaaatggaatgaggtatatttgtttatataaatatgCTTGTAAAGTAAGTACATCCAGTTTGTACTGGATGTTCAAAAATAGTTAAAATCATTGTTCTTCAATGTTCTTCATTGATaatttcttattatttattattctgacaatattatagtttttttttattactggtGTGTCTACAACTCAGGACATGAATGAAACTGTCAGTCAtcatcaattaaaaataaatctctAATAAATTCTATTCTGAAGTAGGCTATTCTCGTAGACTTAAAAAGCTCAGTATAGTTTAGTGTATGTTGGCTGGCTATATAAGCTATCACCCAACAAAAAATGCATTAGCCTTCTATAATTGTGATTCAGTACTGTTTTTGACTCACCCGGAACACCAACAATGTCAAATGCTTTGTCTTTGTATtcattaggttttggattgtaCAGAGCGAGGAGCCCAGGCATAGCTGTTATTAATTGTCTTTGCAGGCACATACACAAAATCCACAGTTACTTTTATCTGAAGTAGGAGTAAGTGATGTATGGCTTGGCACATGTAATTTGCAGTTTcatgcattttttgcttctacCAACTGAAAATTAATCCTGCTATATAACGATCCAAAATTTCGCCCTCATTCATTTTCTACAGGGAGAcgcaaaaaaactgaaaattgaccaGAGATTGTGGGATAGCCAGCCGCACATATCTGAATGACATAGAAggagaataaataaatgctgcaaTTAGCTTTTTCAACTGACGTTTGCAAAAAATAACATGTTTACAAGACTTGCCCATTTGAGAAgagaatttatttaaaatgtatttgaaatccACGTTTATGTAATAGTATAACTTGTATCCTGTGTTGTAGATAGACATGCCCCTCAAGTGCTGAGGCACTGGTGAAGAGAGCAGAAGGAAAATTTCATGCCACATGCAAGCTGCATACTGGTGGCATTGTATAATACAGTAGGATGCAGATTCTACAAGCTCTGCTCATTTAGACACCTTTTTCTTAGTTGGAAAACATTCAACTTCAGCTGGAAAAGCTGTATTCATCAGGTGTCACTTTTCACAAAGTAACCAATcaaaacaagagggcaggaaaAATGCAGGGTCAAACAGTATTGCTCACAAAAAAGAATCCACTCAAAGCTAAAATTTCACTGTTATCTGTACCATGTACTGCATTAACATCACTGAGGTTTGCCAAAACACCTTGGAATAGATGACGTGTgcccttattttcacttagtttTGGTGTTTAAGGCACAAGCTAATGTTCCTAAAGTTTACATGGGCTGAATAGGAAGAATAAAAATGGTGAACTTTTTTCTCTAAGGAGAAGCACAAGAAGTGTTAATTTCCTTAGTTGGTTCATGTGTAATGTGGTGATGAACTTTTCCTTCTCCCCATTGCAAAACTTGTCACAGGTGGATTCCTCACAACTTCCAATTGAATAATTGAAATACCAAAAGAAATGCACAAGATATATCATCATAAAATAAATGATCTTAGTGCATTATTTATGCTATTTTCTAGCATATATAAGCTACtgttacattttttctttgtaatatttaattatttttacaaaacaaCAGGACTGTGTCTTTTCTAGATACAGGAAACCATGCAAATGAAAAAACCTTAAGCTTTGTGCCTGATGTGTCTAGCCACATCTTTAGtattgtctaaaatgtattgCAATCTAGGGTTTTCTCTCAAAAggtattttttttcagttagtGTGTTATTTCAGTTCCTTGCAGTCTTTTTCACAGCTCTGTCCTTTGCAGGGTTCACTTGTAGAGTTCGTTTGTAGAGTACTTTAATAGCCTGTAGTACCTCCTCTGTTTTTAGTGTATATATGATGGGGTTTAACATGGATGGAATTGTTTGTGTCAAAGCAGTATTGATTATTCTGACATTTGTACTCATAGGTATAAAACCTATAGTATAAACACTAATAATTGGTAGATAGAACATGGCCACTAATATCACATGGGAGATGCAGGTTTtcattgctttgctttgctcAGCTCCATGTGAGATGTTCTGTAATGCAAAACCAATACAAACATATGAGAGGGCTATTAATATCAGTGGAAAGTAAAGCAATGCAGCAGTTAAGACATTGCCAATTATGAAATTCATGGAGTAATCATTACAGGCTAGGTAAAAAAGACCATGATCACAGAAATAGCTGTCAACTGTAGTGGATCTACAGAAGGACAATCTGGTAATTAGAGCTACCATCAGCGTAATGACACTCAGAGAGAAAATCCACATAGCACCAATGATCAAAGTCATTGCAGTGTTGGTGAGAATAGCATGATACCTTAATGGAAAACATATAGCAATCAGCCTGTCATAGGCCATAGCAAGCAGAGTAAGAGACTGCATGGTCATaaagacataaacaaaaaacatgtttcctAGACAGGCTTCATAAGATATGTACTGATTCTCAACCAGAAACATGTCCAGAACCTTTGGAATGAGAGCAGAGCTTCCACACAGATCACACAAGGCCAGGTTGAAGACAGCTATATATTTAGCAGTGTGTAAGCTGCGTGCCAGATATATGGTGCCCATTATGAAGAAATTCCCTAAAACAGTCACTGCATAAACAATGCACAGAAACACATAGAAGTACTTTGCATGTGGGACATTGTAAAGTCCAATGAGATAAAAGCTGGAGGGACGAATAAACGTTGCATTTGATAATGAAACTGACTGCATGGAAGTCAAGCCAACAGACATCTGGCTTCAAAACCTGTTAGAAGGAATAGTTtgcattaattcattcatttcttgtTTAAATACATGTATAAATAATTTCAAAAATCATTTCAGTACAGTATCaatcacacaaaaacaataatactTCTGtagaatattaatgaaaaaagttATAGAAGAATGAAATCACAATTCTAGTGTATCATTTGCATAACTGATACTGTACCTTCTGCAGTTGAGAAAGAATGACAGCATATCTGTGAAGATcagttatatttgtgtttggtCTCTGGTGACATCATTCCCTACAGCACTGCTCCTCAGTAGAACTGAAAAAGGCTCTGCATAAATTTCTGCAGCCACATTTGTAATGAAAAGTGTCAGACAACAAATTAAGCAATCAGCCTGACCATTAGAAATTTTATTGCATCTCCAGTAAAAGTGGGCAAGAATTGTGCAGCACTGAAAGGAAATCACTGTCCAGTCAAGAGTGCCCTGCCAATCTTAAAgagattgttgttgttttgaaagCTCCAGGGTAAAGTTACTTGTGAATGTTTGGGGTCACATTAGATCATTCTATCTGTGTTGACTTCAGTTGTGTTGTAAGCATAACATAATCTATTTAATTGAAACATGCCACAATTAAGATGTCTGCTCATGAAGTTGCTTGTgaatttctgttttgtttttttatcagtGCAGTGGTCACCAATACAGGCCATGGAGTACCCTCCTGGTTTGCAGATTTATCACTGCCCCCAAAACACCTGATTTAACTAATTAACAAGCCATTCCTCAGTTTAAGTTGTTTTTAACGGTATAAAAATGCAACAATGTGAAGGTCATGGGCTTCATCTGGACTAGGGTTGGGAACCTGTGTGTTGCTCTGCATTAACTGTGCAACAGCATGATGGTCAAGAACATCTAAACTAGGCTGGCTCTCTATAGTCACATTTTTAGACAGTGACAAAGTTCTTGTTGTTTCTACCACAGCATACTGGAGTTACATCCAGATTGGATAAACAGTATAGAAATTTACCACCCCCCTTTTtaggggctcaaaagtaattgaaCAAATTAACATGATCATACTGTAGAAGAAGACACAAAAATCATTGTGTAGTCGGGCAAATGTTCTTTTATATTGAACAGGCATTTAAACAGGCAGCAAGAAATACCCAGCCCAGTACTCCTCCAACACAGAATATTTGAGGGTGGTAGACACATCCATCACACTGTGATCCACCATTTTTGGTTACACATTAGAGCAGAGCAGCAAATTACTTTTCAGCCTGTAATAATGGGTGGGCTATGTAAAGGGATGTAATTCCTACACTGTTCAAACAATGTGGATGTAAATACTCTAAAGTTAAAGCTGAAGGTCTGCAGGTTGAGTTTATCATCACATTATCAGTGTATCAATTACaataagtttgtttatttattgaccAAACTGCATTAGTAGCAGTAATCTTGTGATGCTTTTTCTGTGAAGGATTGACATTAGCTAGCTTGGTAACATAGTGACAGT
The DNA window shown above is from Pygocentrus nattereri isolate fPygNat1 chromosome 18, fPygNat1.pri, whole genome shotgun sequence and carries:
- the LOC108410531 gene encoding cytochrome c oxidase assembly factor 4 homolog, mitochondrial, producing the protein MASSPSPSSHDRSRPEDEKDPVDQMISRTGCSALHYAIQDCMAEHQDWRKCQKQVKDFKDCMMSFQNARKEQLLRKRPSATESA
- the LOC108410528 gene encoding olfactory receptor 1496-like, with amino-acid sequence MSVGLTSMQSVSLSNATFIRPSSFYLIGLYNVPHAKYFYVFLCIVYAVTVLGNFFIMGTIYLARSLHTAKYIAVFNLALCDLCGSSALIPKVLDMFLVENQYISYEACLGNMFFVYVFMTMQSLTLLAMAYDRLIAICFPLRYHAILTNTAMTLIIGAMWIFSLSVITLMVALITRLSFCRSTTVDSYFCDHGLFYLACNDYSMNFIIGNVLTAALLYFPLILIALSYVCIGFALQNISHGAEQSKAMKTCISHVILVAMFYLPIISVYTIAFTIPISANVRIINTALTQTIPPMLNPIIYTLKTEEILQCIKVLFKQTRVISAVERSVKKDCKKLTH